In Methanothermococcus thermolithotrophicus DSM 2095, one DNA window encodes the following:
- the hypE gene encoding hydrogenase expression/formation protein HypE, which yields MRITRMHGAGGKVMQDLIKNTILGNLENTSVNGGIGLKDLDDASTIPIGDKEIVFTVDGHTVKPIFFPGGDIGRLSVCGTVNDLSVMGAKPLAISLSLILPEGFDIEKLDRIMKSINEACKEANVSVITGDTKVSNVDDIIISSAGIGIVDTGKAIRDCGMKEGDTIIVSGNIGEHGMAILLTREGFDFETDLKSDVAPLNELIHKVLDEGIEVHAMKDPTRGGLADSLNEMAEKSGLGITIYEDKIPISDEVQSIADALGIDPLTVANEGKVVMAVKKDDAERALEILRSHPLGKNAQIIGEVTSEYNGVLMETIVGKRIIDTPIGDPIPRVC from the coding sequence ATGAGAATTACTAGAATGCATGGTGCTGGCGGAAAGGTTATGCAAGACCTAATTAAAAATACAATTTTAGGTAATTTGGAGAATACCTCTGTAAATGGAGGAATAGGATTAAAGGATCTAGATGACGCATCGACAATACCTATAGGGGATAAAGAAATTGTTTTTACAGTTGACGGTCATACAGTTAAGCCAATATTTTTCCCAGGTGGCGATATTGGAAGATTATCTGTCTGTGGTACGGTGAACGACCTTTCGGTTATGGGGGCAAAACCCCTTGCTATTTCCTTGTCCTTGATACTTCCAGAAGGTTTTGATATAGAAAAACTTGATAGAATCATGAAATCCATAAATGAAGCTTGTAAAGAAGCAAATGTTTCAGTAATAACCGGGGATACAAAAGTTTCAAATGTAGATGATATTATAATCTCATCTGCAGGAATTGGGATTGTGGATACTGGAAAGGCGATAAGAGACTGCGGAATGAAAGAAGGAGATACCATAATAGTTTCTGGAAATATTGGAGAACATGGAATGGCGATTTTACTTACGAGGGAAGGATTTGATTTTGAGACTGATTTAAAATCCGATGTTGCACCTTTGAATGAATTGATTCATAAGGTTTTAGATGAGGGGATAGAAGTTCATGCTATGAAGGACCCTACAAGGGGAGGTTTGGCAGATTCCTTAAATGAGATGGCAGAAAAAAGCGGTTTGGGAATAACCATATATGAAGATAAAATACCAATAAGTGATGAAGTGCAGTCAATAGCCGATGCTCTTGGAATAGATCCCCTAACAGTTGCAAATGAAGGTAAGGTAGTAATGGCAGTTAAAAAGGATGATGCAGAAAGAGCTCTAGAAATTTTAAGAAGTCACCCTCTTGGAAAAAATGCTCAAATAATTGGCGAGGTTACCTCAGAATACAATGGGGTTTTAATGGAAACCATCGTAGGAAAAAGAATAATT
- the larC gene encoding nickel pincer cofactor biosynthesis protein LarC has product MKTLIIDPKIAGISGDMFISALLDLTESFEIVKQLENAINELENCQEFKVDVVEEKVNGIMAKKLDMKISEERLEDPKDLKDAIVKVSKKLNLSEKARKITENIIDDLIYAEKKLHKDHFHLHEVASLDTIFDVVGSVFLLDKNGFLDGNIYSTPPALGGGHVKMEHGIIPAPAPATLEILCKHKIKYSNLQANFELTTPTGAAILVNVIDKIVDVYPPTTPIKVGYGAGIRRMKDIPNVLRVVEGMETSKLKERTVILETNVDDVPGEVIGYTVERLLREGAPDVFVTSAMGKKNRPVDIISVIAPYSKYEKFVEILMEETGTLGVRINEFTKIKACRSEKLHEIKLCGKKFQFNVKISKLGDKVVNIKPEYEDLKKIANELNIPLRSVVRAANEKIREVYNF; this is encoded by the coding sequence ATGAAGACTTTAATCATCGATCCAAAGATTGCCGGGATATCTGGTGATATGTTTATTTCTGCACTTCTGGATCTCACAGAATCTTTTGAAATAGTTAAACAACTTGAAAATGCCATAAATGAACTTGAAAACTGCCAAGAGTTTAAAGTAGATGTAGTTGAAGAAAAGGTAAATGGGATAATGGCAAAAAAACTCGACATGAAAATATCTGAGGAGAGACTAGAGGATCCTAAAGATTTAAAGGATGCTATAGTTAAAGTATCTAAAAAACTTAATTTGTCCGAAAAAGCCCGTAAAATAACAGAAAATATTATAGATGATCTGATATATGCTGAAAAAAAACTTCATAAAGATCATTTTCATCTTCACGAGGTGGCCTCTCTCGATACCATTTTTGATGTAGTAGGTTCTGTCTTTTTACTCGATAAAAATGGGTTTTTAGACGGAAATATCTATTCCACACCTCCAGCACTTGGGGGAGGGCATGTAAAAATGGAACATGGTATTATACCAGCTCCAGCTCCTGCAACCCTTGAAATTTTGTGCAAACATAAGATAAAGTATTCAAACTTACAGGCAAACTTTGAACTTACAACACCAACAGGAGCTGCGATTTTGGTAAATGTTATAGATAAAATTGTTGATGTTTATCCTCCAACAACTCCAATTAAGGTAGGTTATGGGGCAGGGATAAGGAGGATGAAGGACATCCCAAATGTTCTTAGGGTAGTTGAAGGAATGGAGACATCCAAACTTAAAGAGAGAACGGTTATTCTTGAGACAAATGTGGATGATGTTCCAGGGGAAGTTATTGGCTATACTGTGGAAAGGCTTTTAAGAGAAGGAGCTCCTGATGTTTTCGTAACATCTGCAATGGGTAAAAAGAACAGGCCTGTGGATATTATTTCGGTAATTGCCCCTTATTCAAAATACGAAAAGTTTGTGGAAATTCTTATGGAAGAAACAGGAACTTTAGGGGTAAGAATAAACGAATTCACAAAGATAAAAGCATGTCGATCAGAAAAACTGCATGAAATTAAATTATGTGGTAAAAAATTTCAATTCAATGTTAAAATCTCAAAATTGGGGGATAAAGTAGTAAATATAAAGCCAGAGTATGAAGATCTAAAAAAAATAGCAAATGAATTAAATATTCCACTTAGGAGTGTTGTAAGGGCCGCAAATGAAAAAATTAGAGAGGTTTATAATTTTTAG
- the comA gene encoding phosphosulfolactate synthase: MNAFSFLNINTRNGVTMVLDKGLPPHFTKDYLKTCGKYITFAKFGWGTSAVQERDVLKEKIRYYKEYGIKVYPGGTLFEASFLKGVFQEYLDECKELGFECIEISDGSMDLSLEDRAYAIKKVKNEGFLAITEVGKKSIEKDKELSIEDRIELINHDLKAGADYVIMEGRESGRSIGLFDECGKIKKDELETLAENVDIEKIIFEAPNKNQQVEFILRFGNSVNLGNIAHDEVISLETLRRGLRGDTFGKI; this comes from the coding sequence ATGAACGCATTTTCATTTTTAAATATTAATACTAGAAATGGAGTAACAATGGTTTTAGACAAAGGTTTACCTCCCCATTTCACCAAAGACTACCTTAAAACCTGTGGAAAATACATAACATTTGCTAAATTTGGATGGGGAACCAGTGCAGTTCAAGAACGGGATGTTTTAAAAGAAAAAATAAGATACTACAAAGAATACGGAATTAAAGTGTATCCTGGAGGAACACTATTTGAAGCTTCTTTTTTAAAAGGGGTTTTTCAGGAATATTTGGATGAATGTAAAGAACTAGGATTTGAGTGTATAGAAATATCCGATGGTTCAATGGACTTAAGCCTGGAAGACCGAGCATATGCAATAAAGAAAGTTAAAAACGAAGGATTTCTTGCAATTACTGAAGTAGGAAAAAAGAGTATTGAAAAAGACAAAGAACTATCCATAGAGGACAGAATAGAACTTATAAATCACGACTTAAAAGCCGGAGCAGATTATGTGATTATGGAAGGAAGAGAAAGTGGTAGATCGATAGGACTATTCGACGAATGTGGAAAGATAAAGAAAGACGAACTTGAAACACTTGCTGAAAATGTAGATATTGAAAAAATTATCTTTGAAGCCCCAAATAAGAACCAGCAAGTTGAATTTATACTCAGATTTGGCAATAGTGTAAATTTAGGAAATATAGCTCATGATGAAGTTATTTCTTTAGAAACGTTGAGAAGAGGTTTAAGGGGAGATACCTTTGGAAAAATCTAA